Proteins found in one Saccharomyces kudriavzevii IFO 1802 strain IFO1802 genome assembly, chromosome: 11 genomic segment:
- the SFT1 gene encoding Sft1p (similar to Saccharomyces cerevisiae SFT1 (YKL006C-A); ancestral locus Anc_2.504), with product MSTSRYSQIESNNDSKLEGLANKLATFRNINQEIGDRAVSDSSVINQMTDSLGSMFTDLKNSSSRLTRSLKAGNGIWRMVGLALLIFFILYILFKLF from the exons ATGTCAACTTCTAGGTACTCTCAGATTGAATCAAAC AATGATAGTAAGTTAGAAGGATTAGCCAATAAGTTAGCTACTTTTAGGAATATAAATCAAGAGATCGGGGATCGAGCGGTCTCTGACAGCTCGGTCATAAATCAAATGACAGATTCACTGGGTTCGATGTTTACTGATTTAAAGAATTCATCCTCAAGGTTGACGCGATCATTAAAGGCAGGTAACGGTATATGGAGAATGGTCGGTTTGGCGTTGttaatattcttcattctGTACATTTTGTTTAAGTTATTCtaa
- the RPL14A gene encoding 60S ribosomal protein eL14 (similar to Saccharomyces cerevisiae RPL14B (YHL001W) and RPL14A (YKL006W); ancestral locus Anc_2.505), whose translation MSTDSIVKASNWRLVEVGRVVLIKNGQSAGKLAAIVEIIDQKKVLIDGPKAGVPRQAINLGQVVLTPLTFTLPRGARTATVSKKWAAAGVCEKWATSSWAKKIAQRERRAALTDFERFQVMVLRKQKRYTVKKALAKA comes from the exons atgTCCACCGATTCTATTGTCAAGGCTTCTAACTGGAGATTAGTCGAAGTTGGCCGTGTCGTTTTGATCAAGAACGGTCAATCCGCTGGCAAATTGGCTGCTATCGTCGAAATTATTGACCAAAAGAAG GTTTTGATTGACGGTCCAAAAGCTGGTGTCCCACGTCAAGCCATCAACTTGGGTCAAGTTGTCTTAACTCCATTGACTTTCACTTTGCCAAGAGGTGCTAGAACTGCTACTGTTTCTAAGAAGTGGgctgctgctggtgtcTGCGAAAAGTGGGCTACTTCATCTTGGGCTAAAAAGATCGCTCAACGTGAAAGACGTGCTGCTTTGACtgactttgaaagattccAAGTTATGGTTTTGAGAAAGCAAAAGAGATACACTGTCAAGAAAGCTTTGGCTAAGGCTTAA
- the BYE1 gene encoding Bye1p (similar to Saccharomyces cerevisiae BYE1 (YKL005C); ancestral locus Anc_2.506) produces the protein MSVRTSARSNKGQNKYIDSLLQEEGETPDRQTKKKVKPATKKNKKTASSENPSKDIEKDEAEEGYVRCLCGANDENYEAPEYSHGDMVQCDGCDSWQHIKCMTKGKDTIDGLMNEDSKYYCELCDPSLYAHLEEFKGVEVSEDEDYDDGVYRPVSDHNDNDADIFLDEESPKKRKRSSDSSRRTLTQTKQASKSNGQKKKKPIHSPNNDAEQNKIPTIRDFESEKEHKLRSNAEKMFSTLFRKFIIPETIEGKLYNLPEGKDAILVSEEFAHNLEDELYRACLNVEFGTLDKIYTEKVRSLYSNLKDKKNLELKAQVIGGKLPLNKLVSKNASELANPDLQEFKEKREKATSENFIVEVPDKPIYVKTHKGDELIEDSAEPQEDVLYSKDTIRLHNSEDKGVNDDNSKIEQSPVTPEETEDEEFLKCAFLYPGLGLEFTGYLNYVGTSQKLKKDIFKDAIGDGNLYVEGRLPTITAVPYLKEISSSRAILVYQLFPSDNSESKATFADVVDSLENKGRIAGIRPKARYEKDFYVIPSKDGEIPEILEDVLGDQNSERSGNVLPVKSEERALFAFVVVKQELIH, from the coding sequence ATGTCTGTTCGTACTTCTGCTAGATCTAACAAAGGtcaaaataaatatatcGATTCCTTGTTACAGGAGGAGGGCGAAACACCAGATAGACAAACCAAGAAGAAGGTCAAACCAGCTACcaagaagaataagaaGACTGCATCTTCTGAGAATCCAAGTAAGGACATTGAGAAAGACGAAGCAGAAGAAGGTTATGTAAGATGCTTGTGTGGGGCAAATGATGAGAACTACGAAGCGCCCGAATATTCACATGGGGACATGGTTCAGTGCGATGGCTGCGATTCTTGGCAACACATCAAGTGTATGACTAAAGGTAAGGATACCATCGATGGGCTAATGAATGAGGATTCTAAATACTACTGTGAATTGTGTGACCCATCATTGTATGCACATCTGGAAGAGTTCAAGGGGGTGGAGGTTTCAGAGGATGAAGACTACGATGACGGTGTTTATAGGCCTGTTAGTGACCACAATGACAATGATGCGGATatctttcttgatgaagaaagcCCTAAGAAGCGTAAAAGAAGTTCCGACAGTTCTAGAAGGACACTTACTCAAACGAAACAGGCCAGTAAAAGCAATgggcaaaagaaaaaaaaacctatTCATTCCCCTAATAATGATGctgaacaaaataaaataccTACCATAAGAGATTTTGAAAGCGAAAAAGAACACAAACTAAGATCAAACGcagaaaaaatgttttccaCCCTATTTCGTAAATTTATTATCCCAGAGACGATCGAGGGAAAGCTTTATAATCTTCCTGAGGGCAAAGACGCAATATTGGTTTCAGAGGAATTTGCCCACAACCTGGAAGATGAACTTTATAGAGCTTGTCTCAACGTAGAATTTGGTACTTTGGACAAGATATACACCGAAAAAGTGAGATCTTTATACTCTAACTTGAAggataagaaaaatttggaacTCAAGGCACAGGTTATCGGGGGTAAATTACCACTGAATAAGCTGGTCAGCAAAAACGCATCCGAACTGGCTAATCCAGATCTACAAGAATTTAAAGAGAAGAGGGAGAAAGCCACctcagaaaattttataGTAGAGGTACCAGACAAACCCATATACGTTAAAACGCACAAGGGCGATGAGCTAATCGAAGATTCTGCCGAGCCCCAAGAGGATGTCTTGTACTCAAAAGATACCATAAGGTTACACAACAGCGAAGATAAAGGTGTCAATGATGACAACAGCAAAATAGAGCAGAGTCCTGTGACACCGGAGGAAacagaagatgaagagttTCTTAAGTGTGCATTCTTATACCCCGGCTTGGGGCTAGAATTTACAGGATACTTAAATTATGTTGGAACTTCACAAAAGTTAAAGAAGGATATTTTTAAGGATGCCATTGGTGATGGAAATCTGTACGTAGAAGGACGGCTTCCTACAATAACTGCTGTGCCCtatctcaaagaaatctCTTCTTCTAGAGCAATACTAGTGTATCAACTGTTTCCCTCAGATAATAGTGAAAGTAAGGCAACTTTTGCGGACGTCGTGGACTCCTTGGAAAATAAGGGTCGTATTGCGGGAATAAGACCAAAGGCCAGATACGAAAAGGATTTCTATGTTATTCCATCTAAGGACGGTGAAATTCCTGAAATTTTGGAGGACGTTTTAGGTGACCAGAACAGTGAAAGATCTGGAAACGTTTTGCCCGTAAAATCGGAGGAAAGAGCATTATTCGCATTTGTTGTAGTAAAGCAAGAACTTATTCATTAA